One part of the Glycine soja cultivar W05 chromosome 11, ASM419377v2, whole genome shotgun sequence genome encodes these proteins:
- the LOC114376912 gene encoding peroxisome biogenesis protein 7: MPIFKTPFNGYSVKFSPFYENRLAVATAQNFGILGNGRLHVLDLSPEPSLPISELVAYDTADGIYDVAWSESHDSIVIAAVADGSVKLYDLALPPTSNPIRSFQEHTREVHSADYNPVRRDSFLSSSWDDTVKLWTLDRPTSVRTFKEHAYCVYSAVWNPRHADVFASASGDCTLRVWDVREPGSTMILPAHEFEILACDWNKYDECVIATASVDKSVKVWDVRNYRVPLCVLNGHGYAVRKVKFSPHVRNLMVSCSYDMTVCVWDFMVEDALVSRYDHHTEFAVGVDMSVLVEGLMASTGWDELVYVWQHGTDPRAP, from the coding sequence ATGCCGATTTTCAAAACCCCGTTCAACGGCTACTCCGTAAAGTTCAGCCCCTTCTACGAGAACCGCCTGGCCGTGGCCACCGCCCAGAACTTCGGCATCCTGGGCAACGGCCGCCTCCACGTCCTCGACCTCTCCCCGGAGCCTTCCCTCCCCATCTCTGAGCTGGTCGCCTACGACACCGCCGACGGCATCTACGACGTGGCCTGGTCCGAATCCCACGACTCCATCGTCATCGCCGCCGTCGCCGACGGCTCCGTTAAGCTCTACGACCTGGCCCTCCCCCCAACCTCCAACCCCATCCGCTCCTTCCAGGAACACACCCGCGAGGTCCACTCCGCCGACTACAACCCCGTCCGCCGTGACTCCTTCCTCTCCTCCTCCTGGGACGACACCGTCAAGCTCTGGACCCTCGACCGCCCCACCAGCGTCCGCACCTTCAAGGAGCACGCCTACTGCGTCTACTCCGCCGTCTGGAACCCCCGCCACGCCGACGTCTTCGCCTCCGCCTCCGGCGACTGCACCCTCCGCGTCTGGGACGTCCGCGAGCCCGGCTCCACCATGATCCTCCCCGCCCACGAGTTCGAGATCCTCGCCTGCGACTGGAACAAGTACGACGAGTGTGTCATTGCCACTGCCTCCGTCGATAAGAGCGTTAAGGTTTGGGACGTGAGGAACTATAGGGTTCCCCTTTGTGTGCTCAATGGGCACGGGTATGCTGTTAGGAAGGTGAAATTCTCGCCACACGTGCGGAATTTGATGGTGTCTTGCTCCTATGATATGACGGTGTGTGTTTGGGATTTCATGGTGGAGGATGCTCTGGTGAGTAGGTATGATCACCACACGGAGTTCGCGGTCGGGGTGGATATGAGCGTGCTTGTTGAGGGCCTCATGGCTAGCACTGGTTGGGATGAACTTGTTTATGTGTGGCAGCATGGGACTGACCCCAGGGCACCTTGA
- the LOC114374780 gene encoding ABC transporter H family member 4-like codes for MRIEILEEEFEEEGMRNSIRCCISCILPCGALDVIRIVHSNGRVEEISGTIKASEIMKAHPKHVLKKPSSPSTQDGVVPKIVVVPPDADLQRGKIYFLMPLPSPPSEKNSSHRQRSSSGKKKRKEHHNDNRNNNNNNNNNNATSVANLLASNERYLTEVLSDKVSTQRDRTRGRVAVWRPHLESISESPSLPDNM; via the coding sequence ATGAGAATTGAGATACTAGAGGAAGAATTCGAAGAAGAAGGCATGAGAAACAGCATCCGGTGTTGCATCTCCTGCATTCTCCCATGCGGGGCCCTGGACGTAATCCGCATAGTGCACTCCAACGGCCGCGTCGAGGAAATCAGCGGCACCATCAAGGCCAGCGAAATCATGAAGGCCCACCCCAAGCACGTGCTCAAGAAGCCTTCCTCCCCCTCCACCCAAGACGGCGTTGTTCCCAAGATCGTCGTCGTCCCTCCCGACGCCGACCTCCAACGCGGCAAGATTTACTTCCTCATGCCCCTCCCCTCGCCGCCGTCCGAAAAGAACAGCAGCCACCGCCAGAGGTCCTCCTCcgggaagaagaaaagaaaggaacacCACAACGACAacagaaacaacaacaacaacaataataataacaacgcCACTTCTGTCGCCAACTTGCTCGCCTCTAATGAGCGCTACTTGACTGAAGTACTTTCCGACAAAGTTTCTACGCAGAGAGACAGAACACGAGGACGTGTCGCCGTCTGGAGGCCTCATTTGGAGAGCATTTCTGAGTCACCGTCACTACCTGATAATATGTAA